AAGGAGCAGGAGTCCTCAGGCGGTGCCGCGCCATCCAGATCTTCTTCGTCCAGCAGCGGTATCACAGGCTTTTTCGATGGGTTCTTCAGATGGGGAAGCACCTCCGACCCCTCGACCTGGAATGACAACTGTACAGGTAGCTCTCCCTGCAGACAGGCCCTACAGTGAAACATCTAGACTCGCAGCCCAACTCTGAAGGGCTGGAGTTTTCCTGTCCGTGGCTTCCTCTAGAAGCGTTCCCCTCTCCttttttccctctctcctccctgcTCTCCCCACTTCCTTGTTCTGTGACTGTCGTGTGACGTGGCTTCTCCCTTTTCACTGCTCGCATTTCCTTTACCTGGGTTTTTCGGTGCGCCTTCTTCATTCCTCATCCCAGCACCTGCCTGGTCTCTGTCAAGGCTCTTCAGTATCCGCCGTCCTGTCCCGCAAttcttcctctgcgacgTCCCTCTCCCCTTCAGGTTACTCGCTGCcggccgaagccgcggaggtcCTTCAGGGGATTAAGACAGACGCAAGCGACAGCGCGTCGGGCGAGACTCTCAAGGCCCTGCCGTGgaacgaagacgacagcAAGGTGGAGAAAGGtgcgtcttccgctgcctcgccctcctcgtcttcgtccgccgcagccttcttcgccgacgagccgagcgagaagcgagagtTCAAAGAGAAGTCTGAGACCAGcaacgcagcgagcgcgactgGCGGCGTggggggagaggaaagcAAGAAGAGAGTCGTTGACACGAGCTACTACGACGTGCTAGAGGTCTCACCCGAAGCCTCGTCCGCGCAGATCAAGAAAGCCTACTACAAGCTGGCGCTCAAATGCCACCCTGACAAGAACCCGGACGACCCCGAAGCGAAACTGAAGTTCCAGAAAATCGGTACGGATCCTGCTTTCTCCGGAAAGAGGAATCTTGCAAAGTCAGTGCATGAGGAAAGAACAGAGCCACGCGATCTGCCCTCGCGATACTCCGCATAGCGGTAAAAGGATGCAGATGCGGTTAGCCGCCCCAGCCGAAGCTCAGAAAGCACAGAGTCTCCACGATGGTGGCAATCTGGTATCGATTAGGCTCATCGGGGGCACTGGAGACTCTTTTCGAGCTCATCAGACCAGCCTTTTCGCTGGGATGGGTCACGCGCCCCTGCATGCTCTCCAGAAGGCCctccgcgcagagggcgccaaGATCAGAGGGCGGAGGCATGCGCTCCGTCGGAGGGCGGAAGCAGGGGAACGCCCAATAAAGCTCAGAGGCGATAGAGGAGATAGAAGAAGCGCAGATAGAAGAAGCGCAGCTCTTTTTTTCCCCGATTTCCTTCGAGGTGGCGCGAGCAGCTTATGCAGAGATTGACGGGGGCTGAATGAAGTGGCTCATTCGCGCGCGTTGGGTTTtttcgcgtgtgtgtttCGCAGGCGAAGCGTACCAGGTTCTGAACGAtccgaagaggagagagcagTATGATAAGTACGGCAtgtcggcgacgcagaacaTGAATCTTATCGATCCTGCGCTCTTCTTCATGATGCTTTTCGGCTCTGAGCACCTCGACCCCTGGATCGGCAAGCTGAAGATGGCGCACCTGGTTGAGGTGCTCACCcaagacgagggcggcggtcTCTTTGAAATGGACGAAAACACGGTACGAGAGGAAATCTAGTCCTCCTCATTTTCCACCGTTTTCCCTGTCGATTTACCAGTTTTCACACGGCAGTCCGTTCGGCCCCACGGAGTTGTGGCTCTACATGCCGAGATGGATAaaggcatatatatagatatagatatgtataaTTGTGCGGACATACATGTGTGTGGTTGCGCTCCGCGCCATCGATTGCGTGTAGAGTGTGTATGCTGAGTCGCCTTGCAGCAGGCAGGGGCCTATTGTTTTTATGGACTTCTTGTTCGCCATAGCAATATAGCTACTATAAACCTCATTAATGTGCGCTTGCCTACGCTCGCATTAGCCAGTCTTAAGACTGCCGAGTTGGAGCGTTGCAGAAAGCTCATTCCTTAACAGGGAAGATTTCCACACTATCTCTTTCGGCTCGTCTCCGCATGTGTGCTTCTGATTGCCTGTTTGGCTTGTTTTAGGAAGCAAAGTCCGACGCGTCGAccaagcagcgcgagaagatgATGAAGGAAATGGAGAGTGAACAGAAGAAACGTGAAGTAACGCTCGCTCTTGAGCTTCGCGACCGCATTCAGCCCTTTGTCGAAGGCCACGAGGTCCAGTGGCGGCGTGACATGAGCAAGGAGGTCACTGCTCTTTGCGAGGTAAGAAATCCGAGAATGACCTTGCATTCACCCAGCAAGGGCAAACAAAGAAAATAATATGTCCGGTAGCGAAGGCCTCCAGTATGCGTGTGGAGCAGGTTCGACACAGCGTCCAGCGCCTGTTTTCGCCATCCCATCTGGGCCCAGGGCGGGGATGCCTTCGCGCACGTCTGCCGTTGGAGGCTGTCGTTGTTGTGTTCTATTCGTCAGCGACGCCGACATCGGTTTTCTTTCATGTACAGGCGATTTGCTCGTTCTTCGGGTTTCTCTTCCCctttccctctcttctcgctgtccAGGGAGGTGATCGTCTGCGCACTCCCTGCGCCCTTCTTGGTCGCTCTGCGTGCCGACCGGTTTTCCACGTCTGGCGTCCCTCCGCGCAGGCGTTTTGAGGGTGCGCGAACCAGCTCTCGCTTTGGAAGACTTCACCGTGCTCGCCTCCCCGGCGGCTGTTTCCTCTTTGTTCGCAGTCGTCGTTCGGCGACTCCATCGTGGAGTCTCTGGGGTGGACCTACGAGAACTTTGCGGACGCATATCTCGGCGAAGTCCAAACTGCGTGGGGTCTCGGCGCGACGCTAGCCAATGTCCAGGCGACCGGGCGCAGCATTGGTGAGTGATCCAATCGCAGCAAGTGGGAAAGGCGGAGACACGTGATTCATAGACGCGTCGACTCGCACAGAGATACGCTCTAAGCACACAGCGTGTGTGCGGTTCAAGGCGGCGACCCCAAAGCGCTGTAGACACAAGCGTCAAGCCAGCGGTCTACTCCGTGCGCCGAACTGCCTCCCTTTCTATGCAAGTCGATTCACGCCTGCGCCAAGTATAGCTGTGTATCCTTTGTGTCTGTTTCTTGGGCTGTCGCTTTCCTGCTTTGCAGGCAACACGTTTGCAGTGGCCAAGTCGATGGTCCAAGCGGCTGTCGCAGCAACGGACATTCAGGCCCGACACgaacagaaaaagaagggcTCAGctgagggagagaaagaaggagacgcagagagcggagagcaAGCCCATGCAGGACCAGCCCATCTGGATACTCACGAGGTGCGCTGCGTGCTCCTAAAATGCGCCATGTTGATGCTTTGCTTCCTTGTGTCCCAAGAGACATTCCCGGATATAGGATGTCTTTCACAAATCACGTGTGCAGCCATTTAAacaaatgcatatatatatatatatatatgtatatggcTGGTGCGCAGTTGAATCTTTGGAGGCacaagaggaggacgaggaaaaCTCTACACTCAAGCACGCAGCGCGGTCAGTGAGCGATACTGTGCGCAGTTGCTGTCTTATTTCTGTGTTTCAGCGGTCATCCACTCACCTCTTTGTATCagacatatatgtatatatatatatatatatatgtatacatcgTGTACTACGATGTGCGTGCGGGGCGGAGCGGGTACCAGTGTGTGGATTTTGGTTTTACGTCTTGAAATATGCGTGTACGGACGGATGAGTTATCTGCATACACGTGTGTGTTTGAACTCGCGGGAGGACACGCAGTGTGACGCTGCGTCATCAAACCCGAGCGTATGAACACTTTCAGTTGGTTACTCGACGTACTCCGGGTGCGCAGCggtctcgtcgtcgtcgccttctctaCTACGTACCTCTGTCGGTCGCGATATGCTGCACGCTCCATAGCGGCACGTGGGTTGAAAGTGGAGAGCCCTATCATGCCAGCGCAGTGCATTTCCATTTCATTCGCTTTCCCTCCCTCTCCATGCGTTCTCGCAGATGGGCAGAGTGGGAGAGATTCTCCAAAGCATTCTGAGTATCGTTCTGTACGACGTCGAAGATACCGCGCGCAAAGCAGCCGAGAAGGTAAGGCAGAGGGCAGACGGGcggggagaagagaaggccaAGATCGCTGCATTGTGAAATGACGACAGCAAAGTCGAAAAAGGAATGCGCATGCGAGGTAGAGCTGAGGGTACAGGTCTAATAGCGTGCAGGAACAGAACAAAGGAAATCAACTGCGCGAGTGAGGGCGCTGTGTTTGCGATGCCTTCGTTGTGCGGTCGTTGCAACGTTTCTCTGTTGAGAGGGCTGCTCTTCTGTATGGAGGCTGGCACGAGCGCCGTGCAGGCAGCGCCGGGTTTTCTTGTGTGAGGTCGTGCTTACTGTCGCGTGCGTTATTTTCGTTATCAGCTCTCCTC
Above is a window of Besnoitia besnoiti strain Bb-Ger1 chromosome Unknown contig00007, whole genome shotgun sequence DNA encoding:
- a CDS encoding DnaJ domain-containing protein (encoded by transcript BESB_074290), producing the protein MRAVSAWIRPRRAFHLFSLRQPSTAYLSTSRRARAASLAFLPRAFSNRARDCSLPFARLLQVKSPASTMSSSPRSSSSSPPSSSSSSSSSSAADFFGTFDVWSMFGNGGAAEKASPGRRAKRTATEKQKEQESSGGAAPSRSSSSSSGITGFFDGFFRWGSTSDPSTWNDNCTGYSLPAEAAEVLQGIKTDASDSASGETLKALPWNEDDSKVEKGASSAASPSSSSSAAAFFADEPSEKREFKEKSETSNAASATGGVGGEESKKRVVDTSYYDVLEVSPEASSAQIKKAYYKLALKCHPDKNPDDPEAKLKFQKIGEAYQVLNDPKRREQYDKYGMSATQNMNLIDPALFFMMLFGSEHLDPWIGKLKMAHLVEVLTQDEGGGLFEMDENTEAKSDASTKQREKMMKEMESEQKKREVTLALELRDRIQPFVEGHEVQWRRDMSKEVTALCESSFGDSIVESLGWTYENFADAYLGEVQTAWGLGATLANVQATGRSIGNTFAVAKSMVQAAVAATDIQARHEQKKKGSAEGEKEGDAESGEQAHAGPAHLDTHEMGRVGEILQSILSIVLYDVEDTARKAAEKVCRDESVDLRTRVKRAEALKILGHLMQEKGAMFKKLKENKKFDVSKHMEDAFIKATIAADEKNHKAR